The proteins below are encoded in one region of Dasypus novemcinctus isolate mDasNov1 chromosome 13, mDasNov1.1.hap2, whole genome shotgun sequence:
- the ARV1 gene encoding protein ARV1, with protein sequence MGTGGRSGARPGKGSAEGAAATPTAASSCQYRCIECNQEAKELYRDYNHGVLKITICQSCQKPVDKYIEYDPVIILINAILCKAQAYRHIIFNTKINIHGKLCIFCLLCEAYLRWWQLQDSNQNTDPDDLIRYAKEWDFYRMFAIASLEQTAYFIGIFTFLWVERPMTTKKKPNFTLLLKALLLSSYGKLLLIPAVIWEHDYTPLCLKLIKVFVLTSNFQAIRVTLNVNRKLSFLAVLSGLLLESTIVYFFQRMEWDVGSDCAIYKSQDF encoded by the exons ATGGGTACTGGCGGGCGGAGCGGTGCGCGGCCGGGGAAAGGTAGCGCTGAGGGGGCGGCAGCGACTCCTACTGCTGCCTCTTCCTGTCAGTACAGGTGCATCGAATGCAACCAGGAGGCTAAGGAGCTGTACCGCGACTATAACCACGGTGTGCTGAAGATAACCATCTGC CAATCCTGCCAGAAACCTGTAGATAAATACATCGAATATGATCCTGTCATCATCTTGATTAATGCAATTTTATGCAAAGCCCAGGCCTACAGGCATATTATTTTCAATACTAAAATAAAT ATTCATGGAAAACTCTGCATATTTTGCTTGCTTTGTGAAGCATACCTGAGATGGTGGCAGCTTCAAGATTCAAACCAGAACACTGACCCAGATGACTTGATTAGATATGCTAAGGAGTGGGATTTCTATAGAATGTTTGCAATTGCTTCATTAG AACAAACTGCCTATTTTATTGGCATTTTTACTTTCCTGTGGGTAGAACGACCCATGACGACGAAAAAAAAGCCCAACTTCACTTTGCTGCTGAAAGCGTTATTATTATCCAGCTACGGAAAACTCTTGCTGATTCCAGCTGTCATTTGGGAACATGACTACACACCTCTGTGCCTCAAACTCATTAAAGTATTTGTCCTTACATCAAATTTCCAGGCAATTAGAG tGACCCTGAACGTCAACCGAAAGCTGTCCTTTTTGGCTGTCTTGAGTGGTTTACTGTTGGAAAGTACCATCGTCTACTTCTTCCAGAGGATGGAATGGGATGTTGGAAGTGATTGTGCCATCTATAAATCTCAGGATTTTTGA